Proteins co-encoded in one Nothobranchius furzeri strain GRZ-AD chromosome 4, NfurGRZ-RIMD1, whole genome shotgun sequence genomic window:
- the cd44b gene encoding CD44 antigen, with amino-acid sequence MWTFLLGVLVGLLASSRSDKLQVNSRGCSYAGVFMAEGIGRHTLDFETAKKVCEQLESEMASEEQVQEAYDRNMETCRNGWTSNESVAILRHTHHENCAKNMTGFIISPNRNLTELNDAYCYDEEAGPEKNCSKEFHSPRQMDLPAAANTTETDTAAPTQPKFTLDPETDPPMVEETDVDIIGGTTPAAPTASTGHTAGSEVTPEVHDEGKVTEEQYRAIHEFGSGQSTEEENSTVPDGLPEDSKSPSHETKNKNRILDPVGAENDKQKSSDSSTWVVVVVVIVAIAVILLVCAAVVNRKSWFGKKKTLMITGKDGSEGNGTAAAVAVAASSPHNQEREQEMVTLMSKENIRENGNTEEFTVIKLEESPDKDQQA; translated from the exons ATGTGGACTTTTCTCCTGGGGGTCCTTGTTGGACTACTGGCCTCTTCTAGGTCGGATAAACTTCAAG TGAACTCCCGTGGCTGCAGCTATGCAGGTGTATTCATGGCGGAGGGAATAGGCCGTCACACTCTTGACTTTGAAACAGCCAAAAAGGTGTGTGAGCAGCTGGAGAGTGAAATGGCTAGTGAAGAGCAGGTCCAGGAGGCATATGACAGAAACATGGAAACCTGCAG GAACGGTTGGACCAGTAATGAGAGTGTAGCTATCCTCCGACACACTCATCATGAAAACTGTGCAAAGAACATGACTGGGTTCATCATCAGTCCTAATAGAAATCTTACAGAGCTTAATGATGCCTACTGTTATGATGAAGAAG CTGGACCTGAGAAGAACTGTTCCAAAGAATTTCATTCACCAA GACAAATGGACCTACCTGCAGCAGCGAACACAACAGAGACAGACACGGCTGCACCGACACAACCCAAGTTCACGCTTGACCCTGAGACTGACCCCCCTATGGTGGAAGAGACGGACGTGGATATAATAGGTGGGACCACACCGGCAGCACCGACTGCTTCTACAGGGCATACGGCGGGGTCAGAGGTTACCCCTGAAGTTCATGATGAGGGAAAGGTCACCGAAGAGCAGTACAGAGCCATACATGAGTTTGGGTCTGGACAGTCGACAGAGGAGGAAAACTCAACAGTCCCTGATGGGCTGCCAGAAGATTCTAAAA GTCCGAGTCATGAGactaaaaacaaaaacaggatCCTGGATCCTGTTGGAGCTGAGAATGACAAACAGAAGAGCAGCGATTCATCAA CTTGGGTGGTGGTCGTCGTGGTGATTGTGGCGATTGCTGTTATCCTCCTGGTTTGTGCTGCTGTCGTCAACAGAAAAAG CTGGTTTGGCAAGAAGAAAACCTTGATGATCACAGGCAAAGATGGCAGTGAGGGCAATGGGACGGCAGCAGCGGTGGCAGTGGCAGCTTCCAGCCCTCATAACCAGGAGAGGGAGCAAGAAATGGTCACCCTCATGAGCAAGGAGAACATCCGGGAGAACGGCAACACGGAGGAGTTCACCGTCATCAAACTGGAGGAGTCTCCGGATAAAGACCAGCAGGCGTGA